The Triticum dicoccoides isolate Atlit2015 ecotype Zavitan chromosome 6A, WEW_v2.0, whole genome shotgun sequence genome has a window encoding:
- the LOC119316540 gene encoding uncharacterized protein LOC119316540: MSAASGYVAVPRCPVIFDGTNYTEFTGFMRIHMRGIRLWGVLSGEVCCPPRPVPPVAPTPPTPSVLPTDANQAAKDAAKVADEVADRAYDERVLAYEEALQLYHGALSAYTQWLDDDARAAAVLTASVLPQFASEFLGLSTVFEMWTRLRERYQPSGDALYLSVIRQEHALQQGDSTVDDFYAQSSAIWRQLDSLRSAGCRTCPCCQAVQANLEFHRVYEFLSRLRKEFEPRRAQLFARGRISLMEALSEIRAEETRLRGAGLLEVPSVLATRAPPPPAPSTTSRSSAPPLLPTPSGGSGRPRPHCAYCNNDGHLESQCYTKKKHLRKARSSSSGTSSSTSTASAIALTEQDILRLKRLLAASGSSSTGTAGSVTDASRTEQSPSTQSGPSHAHSGWGWPSPP, encoded by the exons ATGTCTGCTGCATCGGGTTATGTTGCTGTTCCTCGCTGTCCGGTgatctttgatggtactaactacaccgagttcactggcttcatgcgcattcacatgcgtggcatccgtctttggggtgttctttctggcgaggtctgTTGTCCGCCACGTCCAGTTCCTCCGGTGGCCCCTACCCCGCCAACTCCATCGGTTCTTCCTACGGATGCTAATCAGGCTGCCAAGGATGCGGCTAAGGTTGCTGATGAGGTTGCTGATCGTGCTTATGATGAGAGGGTTTTGGCTTATGAGGAGGCTCTTCAGTTGTATCATGGTGCTCTGTCTGCTTACACCCAGTGGCTTGATGATGATGCCCGTGCTGCAGCTGTTCTCACTGCTAGTGTTCTGCCTCAGTTTGCTTCTGAATTTCTGGGTCTTTCTACTGTCTTTGAGATGTGGACCCGTCTTCGtgagcgctatcagccctctggtgatgccttatacctctctgtgatccgccaggagcatgctcttcagcagggtgactctactgttgatgacttctatgcacagagttctgctatctGGCGTCAGCTTGATTCTCTCCGTAGTGCTGGGTGTCGTACCTGCCCCTGTTGCCAGGCTGTCCAGGCCAATTTGGAGTTTCATCGCGTCTATGAGTTCTTGTCTCGGCTTCGTAAGGAGTTTGAGCCCCGgcgtgctcagttgtttgctcgtggcCGTATTTCTCTCATGGAGGCGCTTTCTGAGATTCGTGCAGAGGAGACTCGCTTACGTGGTGCTGGTTTGCTGGAGGTTCCCTCTGTGCTTGCTACTCGTGCTCCTCCGCCACCTGCTCCATCGACCACTTCTCGCTCGAGTGCTCCGCCGCTATTGCCCACTCCTTCTGGAGGCTCCGGTCGCCCCCGTCCACACTGCGCCTATTGCAACAATGATGGTCATCTTGAGTCTCAGTGCTACACGAAGAAGAAACACCTGCGCAAGGCTCGATCATCATCTTCAGGGACTTCGTCGTCTACCTCGACAGCTTCAGCCATTGCTTTGACTGAGCAGGATATTCTGAGACTTAAGCGTCTGCTCGCGGCTTCAGGTTCTTCCTCGACGGGTACTGCCGGTTCTGTGACTGATGCTTCCCGCACTGAGCAATCaccctctacacagtcag GACCGTCACACGCACACTctggttggggctggccctcgccgccgtga